From Lysinibacillus sp. SGAir0095, the proteins below share one genomic window:
- a CDS encoding cupin domain-containing protein, which yields MAEVSQEVKEFMKSSIVTDYTKDIQQYNLGPLWEAIPEIMNHTPKPHAEAYLWSDELIKKKMGEAAQIFTPERGGERRAIYFQNPGLTYRKPWGWASTTQTIYAAVQMLQPGEKAPSHRHSQSALRFISEGTGAYTIVQGERIFMEEGDFLITPKNLWHGHEHVGTEPMLWMDALDIPTIYSIGGTFFEPYADGLQQPNIPDNFSEKRYRGGMVRPVGDDKYIVAPLANYKWDRTVEGIKGLMEFDPDPHHGFAVEYINPSTGKSANPTLGTRMQHLPKNFHTKALRHTHSTVYHIHKGSGYSVINGVRFDWKKGDYFVVPNWAWYEHVASEDSYLFSVNDIPIMDRFELEQEQAYESNNGYQTITGEFKAAFR from the coding sequence ATGGCAGAAGTAAGTCAAGAAGTTAAAGAATTTATGAAAAGTTCAATTGTAACCGATTACACGAAAGACATTCAACAATATAACTTAGGACCTCTTTGGGAAGCCATTCCCGAAATTATGAACCATACACCAAAACCCCATGCAGAAGCCTACCTTTGGAGCGATGAGTTGATTAAAAAGAAAATGGGAGAAGCTGCACAAATCTTCACGCCTGAACGTGGTGGCGAACGACGTGCCATTTACTTCCAAAATCCTGGTTTAACTTATCGTAAGCCTTGGGGATGGGCATCTACAACACAAACAATCTACGCAGCTGTTCAAATGCTGCAGCCTGGAGAGAAAGCACCATCCCATCGCCATTCTCAAAGTGCCCTTCGTTTCATTTCTGAAGGAACAGGAGCTTACACAATTGTTCAAGGTGAACGCATTTTCATGGAGGAAGGTGATTTCTTAATCACGCCAAAAAACTTATGGCATGGTCATGAACATGTAGGAACAGAACCTATGCTTTGGATGGATGCTTTAGATATTCCAACGATCTATTCAATTGGTGGTACATTCTTTGAGCCATATGCTGACGGTTTACAACAACCAAATATCCCGGATAATTTCAGTGAAAAACGGTACCGCGGTGGTATGGTCCGTCCTGTTGGGGATGATAAATACATTGTTGCCCCACTTGCAAACTATAAGTGGGATCGTACAGTGGAAGGAATAAAAGGCTTAATGGAGTTTGATCCAGATCCACATCACGGATTTGCAGTAGAATATATCAATCCATCTACAGGAAAATCTGCTAACCCTACTTTAGGTACTAGAATGCAGCATTTACCAAAGAATTTCCATACAAAAGCACTGCGCCATACACACTCTACTGTTTACCACATTCATAAAGGATCTGGTTACTCAGTAATTAACGGTGTCCGTTTTGATTGGAAAAAAGGCGATTACTTCGTAGTGCCAAACTGGGCTTGGTATGAACATGTTGCTTCCGAGGACTCTTACCTATTCTCAGTAAACGATATTCCAATCATGGATCGTTTTGAATTAGAACAAGAACAAGCTTATGAATCAAATAATGGTTACCAAACGATTACTGGAGAATTTAAAGCTGCGTTCCGGTAA
- a CDS encoding fumarylacetoacetate hydrolase family protein encodes MKLINFTSAGHTRAGAIVGDKVIDLNYAYQAQLKTEGKYRYEEIAHAFVPATADELYQGGKESLQLAQNAIDFILANPDSFDKKSVYTIDEVKVEAPVQNPGKIICVGHNYREHILEMGRELPSNPVIFAKFANTIIGPEDDIPFYPISDQLDYEAEFTFVIGKQARNVSEEEALDYVAGYTITNDVTYRDIQRRTLQWLQGKTIDGTAPMGPYLVTSDELQDPSGLDVVLKVNGEVRQKTNTSNLVFDVKKLVSFLSNLMTLEPGDVVLTGTPGGVGFAMKPQQFLKDGDVVSIEIDKVGVLENRVRATEVVATV; translated from the coding sequence ATGAAACTTATCAACTTCACATCAGCAGGACATACAAGAGCAGGTGCAATTGTTGGAGATAAAGTAATCGACTTAAATTATGCTTACCAAGCACAGCTAAAAACAGAAGGTAAATATCGCTATGAAGAAATTGCTCACGCATTCGTCCCTGCAACGGCAGACGAATTATACCAAGGGGGAAAAGAATCTCTTCAGTTAGCTCAAAATGCAATCGATTTCATTCTAGCAAATCCGGATAGCTTTGATAAAAAAAGCGTTTATACAATAGACGAAGTGAAGGTTGAAGCGCCCGTTCAAAACCCGGGAAAAATTATTTGTGTCGGTCATAACTACCGTGAGCACATATTAGAAATGGGTCGTGAACTTCCTTCGAATCCTGTCATTTTTGCAAAATTTGCGAACACAATTATCGGACCAGAGGATGATATCCCATTCTATCCAATCTCAGATCAACTAGACTATGAAGCTGAATTTACATTTGTTATTGGAAAACAAGCACGCAACGTTTCTGAGGAAGAGGCACTTGATTATGTTGCAGGATACACGATTACGAACGACGTAACATACCGTGATATTCAACGTCGCACGCTTCAGTGGTTGCAAGGTAAAACAATTGATGGAACTGCACCGATGGGACCTTACTTAGTGACTTCCGATGAATTGCAGGATCCATCAGGATTAGATGTTGTATTGAAAGTAAATGGTGAAGTTCGTCAAAAAACAAATACTTCAAATCTAGTTTTTGATGTTAAGAAACTAGTTTCCTTCCTATCAAATCTAATGACTTTAGAGCCAGGTGATGTTGTACTAACAGGTACTCCTGGTGGTGTTGGGTTTGCAATGAAACCCCAACAATTCTTAAAGGATGGCGACGTTGTGTCGATTGAAATCGATAAAGTTGGCGTGCTTGAAAATAGAGTAAGAGCTACTGAAGTGGTAGCTACGGTTTAA
- a CDS encoding IclR family transcriptional regulator: MTTKNKVSVIQSLQVGLNILDVLAEHKEPLKFTDIQNSTSMTKSNLYKYLSTLCEFGVVHRNPVTNTYSLGQKLIQLGNVALGQSSIIELVIPYLKKINDNTKLTALLAIPSVNGPLITYISSADYGINIGAQIGTTLPLSSSTGIIYSAFLNSQVKEWVENEVSNLNNDELQMYETEKENAKKSFFATKIEPLVEHVSSFSVPILNFNKELIGAITVVGYTEIVPKTADHSIGQLVLDISRQVSEYYGYPN; this comes from the coding sequence ATGACAACAAAAAATAAGGTATCTGTAATTCAATCTTTACAAGTTGGACTCAACATTTTAGACGTTTTAGCTGAACATAAAGAGCCTTTAAAATTTACGGACATTCAAAATAGTACTTCCATGACCAAGAGTAATTTATATAAATACCTCTCAACACTATGTGAATTCGGAGTGGTTCATCGGAATCCAGTAACGAATACCTACTCATTAGGTCAAAAATTAATCCAGCTGGGAAATGTCGCTCTAGGTCAATCATCCATTATCGAGCTTGTCATTCCTTACTTAAAAAAAATTAATGACAACACAAAATTGACCGCCCTACTTGCCATCCCATCTGTAAACGGACCACTCATTACGTATATTTCAAGTGCTGATTACGGCATCAATATAGGGGCACAAATTGGTACAACATTACCCCTTTCCTCTTCAACCGGAATTATTTATTCTGCTTTTTTAAACTCACAAGTAAAGGAATGGGTGGAAAATGAAGTATCAAATCTCAATAATGATGAGCTTCAAATGTATGAAACTGAAAAAGAAAATGCTAAAAAATCATTTTTTGCCACTAAAATCGAACCATTAGTCGAACATGTTTCGAGCTTCAGTGTTCCCATTTTAAATTTTAATAAAGAACTGATAGGTGCGATTACCGTTGTTGGCTATACAGAAATTGTCCCAAAAACAGCAGATCATTCAATAGGTCAACTCGTACTAGATATTTCAAGGCAAGTTTCAGAGTACTATGGCTATCCAAATTAA
- a CDS encoding FAD-dependent monooxygenase, producing MQNVSDIIIVGGGIGGLATALSIYKNTGKSISVFEQAPEFGEVGAGIQLAPNALEVLDYLGVKDEILKVAVQPKRLVLKDVFTAKEVATLDLGEDFQKEFGQPYVVLHRSDLHRVLFEACKKLENILFFNNQVIQSTEQSDGTVTITNQNGEKFTAEAVIGADGLKSKIRSNFADDEPINSTYVAYRGTIPIKEVSEDLDLDDVIMWIGPNLHMVQYPVRRGELYNQVVVFKSYDATKEDWGNPDEMAKRFEGAHPKVQNALSYINRQFRWPMFDRLPINNWSEGNVTLMGDAAHPMLQYLAQGAVQALEDSYILGEQLKENESYEEAFKKYQEIRIPRSAMVQTSARNWGEIIHAEDHLLIMLRDAIFEKHQPKDFHRVDFLYGIFNKYKAEKLIKAK from the coding sequence ATGCAAAATGTAAGCGATATCATCATTGTGGGTGGAGGAATCGGCGGTTTAGCCACTGCTTTATCAATCTATAAAAATACTGGTAAATCAATTTCTGTTTTTGAGCAAGCACCTGAATTTGGTGAAGTTGGTGCGGGGATTCAATTAGCTCCAAACGCACTAGAGGTATTAGACTATCTTGGGGTTAAAGACGAAATTTTAAAAGTTGCAGTACAACCAAAGCGTTTAGTATTGAAAGATGTCTTTACGGCAAAAGAGGTTGCAACATTAGATTTAGGGGAAGATTTTCAAAAGGAATTCGGCCAGCCTTATGTAGTTTTACATCGTTCAGATTTACATCGCGTTCTGTTTGAAGCATGCAAAAAATTAGAAAACATTCTATTCTTTAACAACCAGGTCATCCAAAGTACAGAGCAAAGCGATGGAACGGTGACAATTACCAATCAAAATGGTGAAAAGTTCACAGCTGAAGCGGTTATTGGGGCAGATGGGTTAAAATCCAAGATCCGTAGCAACTTTGCAGATGATGAGCCAATCAATTCTACATACGTAGCTTACCGTGGCACAATCCCGATTAAGGAAGTATCAGAGGATTTAGATTTAGATGATGTGATTATGTGGATTGGACCAAATCTTCACATGGTACAATATCCTGTTCGCCGTGGCGAACTATATAACCAAGTAGTTGTGTTTAAATCCTATGATGCAACAAAGGAAGATTGGGGTAATCCAGATGAAATGGCGAAACGTTTCGAAGGTGCACATCCAAAAGTCCAAAATGCACTTTCATACATTAATCGCCAATTCCGTTGGCCGATGTTCGACCGATTACCAATCAATAACTGGTCAGAGGGGAACGTTACTCTAATGGGTGATGCTGCACACCCAATGCTACAATACCTCGCACAAGGAGCTGTTCAAGCGTTAGAGGATTCTTATATTCTTGGTGAGCAATTAAAAGAAAATGAATCTTATGAAGAGGCATTCAAAAAATACCAAGAAATACGTATACCACGCTCTGCAATGGTTCAAACAAGTGCACGTAACTGGGGAGAAATCATTCATGCGGAAGATCATCTTCTAATAATGCTGCGAGATGCAATTTTTGAAAAACATCAGCCAAAAGATTTCCATCGCGTAGATTTCTTATATGGTATCTTCAACAAATACAAAGCTGAAAAATTAATTAAAGCTAAGTGA
- a CDS encoding IclR family transcriptional regulator, which translates to MEMNKASTIGSLVHGVNIIDVVAQNDNPLKFTEIQELTGISKSNLYKYLNTLTQLDLLYRDAKQGHYSLGYKFLEYGNAAMKNNDITSKLSSYFKEISNVTNMTSSLSVWLNDTPVITNIWNTNYGLNIGAQIGTKLPLLSAAGKVHAAYAKREEVFNWIDQEQTKNSAFPVEEFQKELLEIRETHVAFAKEPLTRHVSSLSLPILDYKNDLVAACTIIGFTEQVPNDKSSEIVQQVIEINKEMSRAFGYKG; encoded by the coding sequence ATGGAAATGAACAAAGCTTCAACCATCGGGTCCCTCGTTCACGGTGTCAATATTATTGATGTTGTTGCTCAAAATGACAACCCTTTAAAATTTACCGAGATTCAAGAGCTCACTGGAATATCAAAAAGTAATCTCTATAAATATTTAAATACATTAACACAACTAGATCTTCTTTATAGAGATGCTAAACAAGGTCACTATTCATTAGGATACAAATTTCTTGAGTACGGAAATGCTGCGATGAAAAATAACGACATTACAAGTAAACTATCGTCTTACTTTAAGGAAATTAGTAATGTTACTAATATGACATCCTCGTTATCTGTTTGGTTGAATGATACGCCAGTTATAACGAATATTTGGAATACCAATTATGGCTTAAATATTGGAGCCCAAATTGGTACGAAACTCCCTCTTCTTTCTGCTGCCGGGAAAGTCCACGCTGCTTATGCAAAACGCGAAGAAGTGTTTAACTGGATTGATCAAGAACAAACGAAGAATTCGGCCTTCCCAGTAGAAGAATTTCAGAAAGAGTTACTGGAAATTCGCGAAACTCACGTTGCCTTTGCAAAAGAGCCGCTGACAAGGCATGTATCTTCCTTAAGCTTGCCAATTTTAGATTATAAAAATGACTTAGTTGCTGCATGTACAATTATCGGCTTCACAGAGCAAGTTCCAAATGACAAATCCTCGGAAATCGTTCAACAAGTCATAGAGATTAATAAAGAAATGTCCCGTGCTTTTGGATATAAGGGATAG
- a CDS encoding DinB family protein yields MATAILNEKVEVFKTSILDMIKVLEDTEDSVLYRKPSKEEWSGMQIVSHVLEAVDFWLVDLEALLIVPGAKWGRNHEHVRRLAAVNETVVSKLKKENAIKELQNLVPRVEEVLGKVQEEDLAKTAPSYNPNFDGKPLSFLVDHLIVQHVAGHYDQLVRHLEKVQ; encoded by the coding sequence ATGGCAACAGCAATTTTAAACGAAAAAGTAGAAGTGTTTAAGACAAGTATTTTGGATATGATAAAGGTACTTGAGGATACCGAGGATTCCGTACTTTATAGGAAGCCTTCTAAGGAAGAATGGTCAGGTATGCAAATCGTTTCCCACGTTCTTGAGGCTGTAGACTTTTGGTTAGTAGACTTGGAAGCATTACTGATTGTTCCAGGTGCAAAGTGGGGTCGAAATCATGAACATGTTCGTCGCTTAGCTGCAGTAAATGAAACGGTTGTATCAAAGCTTAAAAAAGAGAATGCAATTAAAGAATTACAAAATCTAGTGCCAAGAGTTGAAGAAGTTTTAGGGAAAGTGCAAGAAGAGGATTTAGCAAAAACAGCACCAAGCTATAATCCTAATTTTGATGGCAAACCTTTATCCTTCTTAGTCGACCATTTAATTGTTCAGCATGTTGCCGGGCATTATGATCAGCTCGTTCGTCATCTAGAAAAAGTTCAATAA
- the ybaK gene encoding Cys-tRNA(Pro) deacylase, giving the protein MAKQKGTKTNAVRLVEQQKINYNLIEYSIEESHVDGVTVANKVGYPVHHVFKTLVATAGTGKFFVFVIPVAEELNLKACAKVAGEKKIEMLHVKDLLSTTGYIRGGCSPIGMKKLFPTFIEETAADLDYIIVSAGKIGMQIQLNPNDLIHVTSGKFAKLTV; this is encoded by the coding sequence ATGGCAAAACAAAAAGGTACGAAAACAAATGCCGTTCGTTTAGTGGAACAACAAAAAATTAACTATAACTTAATAGAATATAGCATCGAAGAATCTCATGTTGACGGAGTGACGGTAGCAAATAAGGTGGGGTATCCGGTCCATCATGTATTTAAAACATTAGTAGCAACAGCTGGTACGGGTAAATTCTTTGTTTTTGTTATTCCTGTAGCGGAAGAACTAAATTTAAAAGCTTGTGCTAAGGTAGCAGGTGAAAAGAAAATCGAAATGCTGCATGTTAAAGACTTATTATCGACAACTGGTTACATTCGGGGTGGCTGTTCTCCTATTGGCATGAAAAAGCTTTTTCCAACTTTTATTGAAGAAACGGCTGCTGACTTGGATTACATTATTGTTAGTGCGGGAAAAATCGGGATGCAAATCCAACTAAATCCAAATGATTTAATTCACGTAACCTCTGGTAAATTCGCAAAGTTGACTGTATGA
- a CDS encoding YitT family protein: MRRELKWKWLFFFGGLAVMSLGVSMIIKGKALGVGPWDVLHIALFKNIGLTVGSWSVITGVVIVGSTSLLLKEWPRLATLFNMFLCGMFIDFYNWLLPNSSGVIFDVFYFVMGVIVLGVGCALYISPKLGAGPRDTLMILFAKKFGCSIGNARLAMEAMIAIIGWSLGGPIGVGTIIIALFTGYIVQISLPFFERMLKVKIDSEGRKDVLSDKDIDHLAKEI, from the coding sequence TTGAGAAGAGAGTTAAAATGGAAATGGTTATTCTTCTTTGGCGGATTAGCTGTGATGTCTTTAGGCGTTTCCATGATTATAAAGGGGAAGGCACTTGGGGTAGGGCCCTGGGATGTTCTTCATATTGCATTATTTAAGAATATCGGTTTAACAGTCGGTTCATGGTCTGTTATTACGGGGGTAGTTATTGTAGGATCAACATCTCTTTTATTAAAAGAATGGCCTAGGCTTGCCACTTTGTTTAATATGTTCCTGTGTGGGATGTTCATCGATTTCTACAACTGGCTATTACCGAATTCGTCAGGGGTAATTTTCGACGTCTTTTATTTTGTAATGGGCGTTATTGTCTTAGGTGTCGGTTGTGCCTTATATATTTCACCTAAGCTTGGAGCGGGTCCTCGCGATACGCTAATGATTCTTTTTGCTAAAAAGTTCGGATGTTCTATAGGCAATGCTCGTTTAGCTATGGAAGCCATGATCGCCATAATTGGTTGGTCACTTGGGGGGCCAATTGGTGTTGGAACAATTATTATTGCTCTATTCACCGGCTATATCGTGCAAATTTCATTACCATTTTTCGAAAGAATGCTTAAAGTTAAAATAGATAGTGAAGGTCGAAAAGATGTCCTTTCAGATAAAGATATAGATCATCTCGCAAAAGAAATTTAG
- a CDS encoding helix-turn-helix transcriptional regulator translates to MLKNRVKELRARNNFTQSDLGKLVGVTRQTIAFIEKGEFSPSITLALKLSKELKEPLEQIFWLEEDER, encoded by the coding sequence TTGCTAAAAAATCGTGTTAAGGAGCTGCGCGCAAGAAACAACTTCACTCAAAGTGATTTAGGAAAGCTAGTAGGCGTTACAAGGCAAACGATTGCCTTTATTGAAAAAGGTGAATTCTCCCCTTCAATTACTCTTGCACTGAAGCTTTCAAAGGAATTAAAGGAACCACTTGAACAAATATTTTGGCTTGAGGAGGATGAAAGATGA
- a CDS encoding glycine C-acetyltransferase → MSKTLDTFLNENLEVLRDQGLYNEIDAVEGANGPIIQVNGKQLINLSSNNYLGLATNEELKQIAKDAIDKYGVGAGAVRTINGTMDLHVKLEEKLAEFKGTEAAISYQSGFNCNMAAISAVMDKNDAILSDQLNHASIIDGCRLSKAKIIAYNHSDMEDLRAKAKEATESGLYNKVMVITDGVFSMDGDIAKLPEIVEIAKEFDLITYVDDAHGSGVTGKGKGTVKHFGLEKEIDFQIGTLSKAIGVVGGYVAGKKNLIDWLKVRSRPFLFSTAVTPGDVAAITRAIQMIIDSTELHDQLWENGDYLKAGLKKLGFNIGASETPITPCIIGDEKLTQTFSKRLVEEGVYAKAIVFPTVPKGTGRVRNMPTAAHTKEMLDDALAIYEKVGRELGVIQ, encoded by the coding sequence ATGTCTAAAACTTTAGATACATTCCTAAACGAAAATTTAGAAGTCTTACGTGATCAAGGGCTATACAATGAAATTGATGCAGTTGAAGGGGCTAATGGTCCAATCATTCAAGTTAACGGGAAGCAATTAATCAATTTATCTTCAAATAACTATTTAGGCTTAGCAACTAACGAAGAACTAAAACAAATAGCAAAAGATGCAATTGATAAATATGGTGTGGGTGCTGGAGCAGTACGTACAATTAACGGAACGATGGATCTGCATGTAAAATTGGAAGAAAAGTTGGCGGAATTTAAAGGAACAGAGGCGGCGATTTCTTATCAATCCGGCTTTAACTGTAACATGGCTGCCATTTCTGCTGTAATGGATAAAAATGATGCGATTCTTTCGGATCAATTAAATCATGCATCAATTATTGATGGCTGCCGTTTATCAAAAGCGAAAATAATCGCTTATAATCACTCAGATATGGAAGACCTGCGTGCAAAAGCGAAGGAAGCTACTGAGTCTGGCTTATACAATAAAGTAATGGTCATTACAGATGGTGTTTTCTCAATGGATGGAGACATTGCGAAGTTACCTGAAATCGTGGAAATCGCAAAAGAATTTGACTTAATCACTTATGTAGACGATGCCCATGGTTCAGGTGTTACGGGCAAGGGAAAAGGAACAGTGAAGCATTTCGGGCTAGAAAAAGAAATCGACTTCCAAATCGGCACATTGTCTAAAGCGATTGGTGTAGTGGGTGGCTATGTAGCAGGGAAGAAAAATTTAATCGACTGGTTAAAGGTTCGTTCTCGTCCATTCCTATTCTCAACTGCCGTGACACCGGGAGATGTTGCTGCAATTACTCGTGCAATTCAAATGATTATCGATTCAACAGAATTACACGATCAACTATGGGAAAATGGCGATTATCTAAAAGCAGGCTTGAAAAAGCTTGGATTTAACATCGGTGCGTCAGAAACTCCGATTACTCCATGCATTATTGGAGATGAAAAGTTAACGCAAACTTTCTCAAAACGCCTTGTAGAAGAAGGAGTTTACGCAAAAGCAATCGTTTTCCCAACAGTACCAAAAGGAACAGGGCGTGTCCGCAACATGCCAACTGCAGCCCACACAAAAGAAATGCTGGATGACGCTTTGGCAATCTATGAAAAAGTAGGCCGCGAATTAGGTGTAATTCAATAA
- a CDS encoding nucleotide kinase yields MSATITHFFGHALTGQGIKHVYNEIMNEAKNVYLLNGAYGFKLAESLKNIGTFYSSKGVDVEYFHDPFFENSIEAIFVKEPYNILFLESTNLLFDSVGSHVQEISLHDCVDKQKMIERHQDFLNLFNKKDDYYTKCFQALSNALKIHDDWEVETRRYMDWKGLDTQTEELMVKVFGDKKLEKSGQKQHRLLGTLTPEGARDTVQSITQNLDKRLFIKGYPGTGKSSMMKKLVDAALERGFDAQMVWCGLDSNSVDMVILPELKLCIFDSTEPHQYFPEKLGDEIFDIARLCHPTEVEEANIKEIVTNYRSTMNEAIMYAKKYAETEKVVRQLFDDAILLEQLEEKMAELILEI; encoded by the coding sequence TTGAGTGCAACAATAACTCATTTTTTCGGGCATGCGTTAACGGGGCAAGGGATAAAGCATGTTTATAATGAAATCATGAACGAAGCGAAAAACGTGTATTTACTAAATGGAGCATATGGCTTTAAGTTGGCTGAATCTTTGAAAAATATCGGTACCTTTTATAGCAGCAAGGGTGTGGACGTCGAATATTTCCATGATCCATTCTTTGAAAATTCGATTGAAGCAATTTTTGTGAAAGAGCCGTACAATATTCTTTTCTTAGAATCAACAAACCTTTTATTTGATTCAGTTGGATCACATGTTCAAGAGATTTCCTTACATGACTGTGTAGATAAGCAGAAGATGATTGAAAGGCATCAAGATTTCTTGAATTTATTTAACAAGAAAGATGATTATTATACGAAATGTTTTCAAGCACTTTCCAACGCACTAAAAATTCATGACGATTGGGAAGTAGAAACTCGTCGATATATGGATTGGAAGGGGTTAGACACTCAAACAGAAGAGCTAATGGTGAAGGTATTTGGTGATAAGAAGCTTGAAAAAAGTGGACAAAAACAACATCGATTACTTGGTACGTTAACTCCTGAGGGTGCACGCGATACCGTTCAAAGCATCACGCAAAATCTTGATAAACGCCTATTTATCAAAGGATATCCAGGCACTGGGAAATCTTCAATGATGAAAAAGTTAGTAGATGCTGCACTAGAACGAGGGTTTGATGCTCAAATGGTATGGTGTGGGCTTGATTCAAATTCCGTAGATATGGTGATTTTACCGGAATTAAAGCTTTGTATCTTTGATAGTACCGAGCCCCATCAATATTTCCCAGAAAAATTAGGGGATGAAATTTTTGATATCGCCAGACTTTGCCATCCCACTGAAGTCGAGGAAGCTAACATAAAAGAAATTGTAACAAATTATCGCTCAACGATGAACGAGGCAATTATGTATGCGAAGAAGTATGCAGAAACAGAAAAAGTGGTACGCCAGCTATTTGACGATGCTATTCTTCTTGAGCAGCTCGAAGAAAAAATGGCTGAGCTGATTTTGGAAATATAA
- a CDS encoding methionine ABC transporter ATP-binding protein: MLEFRNITKIYESKNKQVVGVDNVSLKINKGDIFGIVGYSGAGKSSLLRCVNLLERPTSGKVLVDGVDLTQLPSGALRTARLKIGMIFQHFYLISQKTVGENIAFALRAAKTPKNEINKRVKELLEMVGLSDKKDVFPAQLSGGQKQRVGIARALANNPSILLCDEATSALDPKTTLSILKLLKQINEKLGITIVLITHEMNVVKEICNRMAIMQDGKVIEEGAVYDIFAQPIKPLTHEFINSVVSFEIPAEILKDVKGQVLKLLFKGDVAGEGVISDTIQQFDVKGNFLHGTIEYIQERPLGIFIMELQGEKTAVNEAKNYMEQRGALVEVVKHV, translated from the coding sequence ATGCTGGAGTTTCGAAATATTACAAAAATTTATGAATCTAAAAACAAACAAGTCGTCGGCGTGGATAATGTCTCCTTAAAAATTAATAAAGGTGACATCTTTGGAATAGTTGGCTATTCTGGCGCGGGGAAAAGTTCGTTGCTTCGCTGTGTCAATTTACTGGAAAGACCGACTAGCGGAAAAGTGCTTGTCGATGGAGTTGATTTAACCCAACTTCCGAGTGGTGCTCTACGAACTGCACGATTAAAAATTGGAATGATTTTTCAACATTTCTATTTAATTAGCCAAAAGACAGTTGGAGAAAATATCGCCTTTGCTCTACGTGCAGCAAAAACGCCCAAAAATGAAATTAATAAACGTGTCAAAGAGTTACTTGAAATGGTGGGTTTATCGGATAAGAAAGATGTGTTTCCGGCCCAACTTAGTGGGGGGCAAAAACAACGGGTCGGGATTGCACGTGCCCTTGCAAACAATCCATCAATTTTGCTATGTGACGAGGCAACCTCTGCACTGGATCCAAAGACAACGCTATCGATTTTAAAGTTATTAAAACAAATTAATGAAAAGCTTGGTATTACAATTGTTTTGATTACACATGAAATGAATGTTGTTAAAGAAATATGTAATCGAATGGCGATTATGCAAGATGGGAAAGTGATTGAAGAAGGAGCCGTATATGATATCTTCGCACAACCCATTAAGCCGTTAACCCACGAATTTATTAATAGTGTTGTATCTTTTGAGATTCCTGCTGAAATCTTAAAGGATGTAAAAGGACAAGTACTTAAACTGTTATTTAAAGGTGACGTAGCTGGAGAAGGCGTTATTTCGGATACAATCCAGCAGTTTGATGTAAAAGGTAATTTTTTGCATGGCACAATTGAATATATCCAAGAACGTCCACTTGGTATTTTCATCATGGAGTTACAAGGTGAAAAAACGGCTGTAAATGAAGCGAAAAATTATATGGAACAACGTGGGGCGCTAGTGGAGGTGGTTAAACATGTTTGA
- a CDS encoding methionine ABC transporter permease → MFDFPYFITMLPDIWKAFKETVVMIGIALSISIVIGLPLGVMLFVTDKGLFWENRFVKNIFGFAVNLVRSIPFIILLVALFPLTKILVGTTIGPVAASVSLSVAAIPYFARLVESSLRDIDKGVIEATIAVGATPWMIIKDVLLPEAKSTIIRGITLTVISLVAYSAMAGTIGGGGIGDLAIRFGYYRYDNTIMISTVVILIIFVQLIQLIGEQFAKSLDKR, encoded by the coding sequence ATGTTTGATTTTCCGTATTTCATAACCATGCTGCCTGATATTTGGAAGGCGTTTAAAGAAACAGTTGTTATGATTGGAATTGCTTTATCCATCTCAATTGTTATCGGTCTACCACTAGGCGTAATGCTATTTGTAACAGATAAAGGCCTATTTTGGGAAAATCGATTTGTGAAAAATATTTTTGGATTTGCTGTGAATTTGGTTCGTTCAATCCCATTTATTATTTTACTCGTTGCATTATTCCCGTTAACTAAAATATTGGTGGGGACAACAATCGGTCCAGTTGCGGCAAGTGTCTCACTTTCAGTTGCTGCGATACCTTATTTTGCAAGATTAGTAGAGTCATCACTGAGAGATATTGATAAGGGTGTCATTGAGGCAACAATTGCCGTTGGTGCTACACCTTGGATGATTATCAAAGATGTGTTACTACCAGAGGCAAAATCAACAATTATTCGAGGGATTACTCTAACGGTTATTAGTTTGGTCGCATACTCTGCCATGGCAGGTACAATTGGCGGGGGCGGTATTGGGGATCTAGCAATTCGCTTTGGCTATTACCGTTATGATAATACAATTATGATTTCGACTGTTGTCATCTTAATTATCTTCGTACAATTGATCCAATTAATTGGCGAACAGTTTGCGAAATCACTAGACAAACGATAG